Proteins encoded by one window of Acinonyx jubatus isolate Ajub_Pintada_27869175 chromosome X, VMU_Ajub_asm_v1.0, whole genome shotgun sequence:
- the LOC113597365 gene encoding Y-box-binding protein 3-like, which produces MSEVGEVTRTEVTASVPPQAAQKLLVSLGGGDLPRAPVAGNLGGEAIPKTTAAGGAKGKVPKKVIAKRVRGSVKWFNMKKGYGFISRHDTQEDVFVHQTAITRNNPHKYQCSVGDGEMVEFDVVQGERGTEAANVTGPAGAPVQGSRYAANRPRFCRGFYIRRRGPPLQGPRGAEEDVDEGEASGEGFTKAQGQRRRLPSGPQDQRLQRFPPFRRAWALSRGPSILAPTSGPRPAHLPASAPASRPECAPRRGPGPSYLLSRPRARGITPGPRPSAGIFEELEAEDKESGRDDGGPKQKPPPRYGSRRHRPQQVPGAQGQVNVGGEGKTGKGPAETPVSVAVAKKNSAAEEEDTLVTDVPSATQAK; this is translated from the coding sequence ATGAGTGAGGTGGGAGAGGTCACCCGCACAGAGGTGACCGCCTCAGTACCCCCTCAAGCCGCGCAGAAACTCCTGGTTTCCTTGGGAGGTGGAGATCTTCCCCGGGCCCCAGTGGCTGGCAACCTCGGCGGAGAGGCGATCCCCAAGACCACCGCGGCAGGAGGCGCCAAGGGAAAGGTGCCCAAAAAGGTCATCGCCAAGAGGGTGCGAGGCTCCGTCAAGTGGTTTAACATGAAGAAGGGGTACGGTTTCATCAGCAGGCATGATACCCAAGAAGATGTGTTCGTTCACCAGACGGCCATCACCCGGAACAACCCTCACAAGTACCAATGCAGCGTGGGCGACGGCGAGATGGTCGAGTTTGATGTGGTGCAGGGCGAGCGGGGCACCGAGGCCGCTAACGTGACCGGGCCAGCGGGTGCCCCAGTGCAGGGCAGTCGCTACGCTGCCAACCGCCCCCGCTTCTGCAGGGGCTTCTACATCCGCCGCCGCGGGCCACCCCTGCAAGGTCCCAGGGGCGCTGAGGAAGACGTCGACGAAGGTGAGGCCAGTGGCGAAGGCTTCACCAAGGCCCAGGGCCAGAGGCGCCGCCTGCCCAGCGGACCCCAAGACCAAAGGCTGCAGCGCTTTCCGCCCTTCCGCAGGGCCTGGGCCCTGTCTCGCGGCCCTTCGATCCTCGCTCCCACCAGCGGCCCGCGGCCTGCCCACCTGCCCGCGTCTGCCCCAGCCTCAAGGCCCGAGTGCGCCCCTCGGCGGGGGCCCGGCCCCAGCTACCTGCTGAGTCGCCCTAGGGCTCGAGGCATCACTCCTGGTCCAAGACCCTCAGCAGGCATTTTTGAGGAGCTGGAGGCGGAAGACAAGGAAAGCGGGCGTGACGACGGAGGGCCGAAGCAGAAGCCCCCACCACGCTACGGATCCCGCCGCCACCGCCCGCAGCAGGTGCCCGGTGCCCAGGGCCAGGTCAACGTGGGAGGAGAAGGCAAGACCGGGAAGGGCCCTGCGGAAACACCCGTTTCGGTTGCTGTGGCCAAGAAGAACAGCGCCGCTGAGGAGGAGGACACCTTGGTCACTGATGTCCCCTCTGCCACCCAGGCCAAGTAA